CGTGGCCGTCGCCGTCCTGCTCTAGGGTCCGCCATGGAGTGGGAACTGGGACTGTCCGCCGGCCCCGGTGGGTTCGGTGTGGCCGTCTCCCTGGCGGGGGAGGGCACCCACCTCATCGGCATGTTCCCCACCATCGCCCGGGCCGTGACCTCCGCGTTCAACGCTGCCCCGGAAGACCTGCCGACCAGGGTGGTCCTGGTCCACCCCACCGGCATCCCCGTTCAGGAACTCGGACGCCACATCGGCGAACTCACGGCCGCCGGCATCGACGCCGACACCGTGGAGATGCGCAGCGACATCGACGTCCTCGAATCCTCGGTGGCCACCAGGGCCCTGCTCATCGACGCCGACCGGGACCTGCTCACCGGTCGACGCCTGCGCAGCACGCCCTTCGAGGCCGGAACCCTCGCCCGCCTCGTCGCCGACGACCCCGCCCGGACCCGGGTGTTCCTCACCGGCCACCCCGAGGTCCGCGACCGCTACCACGTCGCAGCCCGCGACTACGCACCCCAGATCGTCGAACGACCCGCCTTCGCGGCGCTCGCCCTGGACACCCCCGCCACCTCGGTGATGTCCACGCCCCGCCTGGGGTCGTCGCTGACCGACTCACCCGCGCGGGTGTGGCAGCTGCGGATGGGCGTCGTCATCGTCGCCACGGTGGTCCTCCTCGTGATCTTCCTTGCTTGACCGGGCCTGCGCCGGGGTCTGTACCATGGAAAAATCATGGGCAAGAAGAAGAAACCACAGGACCGCAGCGTTCTGGCGACCAACCGGCGGGCCCGCCACGACTTCACCATCCTCGAGACCTACGAGTGCGGCGTCGTGCTCCTGGGCACCGAGATCAAGTCACTGCGCGAGGGCAAGGTGTCCATCGCCGATTCCTTCGCCACCGTCGACGAGGGCGAGGTGTGGCTGCGCAACCTCCACATCCCCGAATACTCCATGGGTTCATGGACCAACCACTCGCCGAAGCGCACCCGCAAACTGCTGCTGCACCGCCGGGAGATCGACTCCCTCATGGGCAAGGTCCGCGACGGCAACCGCACCCTCATCCCGCTGCAGCTCTACCTCAAGGACGGCCGCGTCAAACTGGAGCTGGGCCTGGCACAGGGCAAGCAGGACTACGACAAGCGCCAGGACATCAAGCGCCGCACCGAGGAGCGCGAGGTCGTCCGCGAACTGGGCCGCCGCGTCAAGGGCATCCACGCCTGATGAAGGTCAGCTGCGTCAAGGTCCACGACCTGCTCCACGGGGAAGCCGAGTCAGAGGGCACGGCCGTCCTCGTCGACCGCCTGTGGCCGAGAGGCGTGGCCAAGAAGGACCTCCACCACGACCTCTGGCTCAAGGACGTCGCCCCTTCACCGGAGCTGCGTCGGTGGTTCGACCACGACCCGGCGAAGTTCGACGAGTTCACCCGGCGCTACCGCGCGGAGCTGGATGAGGCGTACGGGGCGGGGAACGGGGACGTCGACACGCTCCTGG
Above is a window of Corynebacterium suedekumii DNA encoding:
- the smpB gene encoding SsrA-binding protein SmpB, with translation MGKKKKPQDRSVLATNRRARHDFTILETYECGVVLLGTEIKSLREGKVSIADSFATVDEGEVWLRNLHIPEYSMGSWTNHSPKRTRKLLLHRREIDSLMGKVRDGNRTLIPLQLYLKDGRVKLELGLAQGKQDYDKRQDIKRRTEEREVVRELGRRVKGIHA
- a CDS encoding DUF488 domain-containing protein is translated as MKVSCVKVHDLLHGEAESEGTAVLVDRLWPRGVAKKDLHHDLWLKDVAPSPELRRWFDHDPAKFDEFTRRYRAELDEAYGAGNGDVDTLLELGDVTLMYAAHDREHNHAVVLAAWMKEQKWKPH